From a single Accipiter gentilis chromosome 8, bAccGen1.1, whole genome shotgun sequence genomic region:
- the LOC126041449 gene encoding ectoderm-neural cortex protein 1-like, which yields MSSLSTMSVSSHENRKSRSSSGSMNIHLFHKPGHADSLLTHLNLLRKRHLFTDVVLRAGNQAFHCHRAVLASCSRYFDAMFSGGLKESRDAEVNFHDSLHPEVLELLLDYAYSARVLINEENAESLLEAGDMLQFQDIRDASADFLEKNLYPGNCLNMLLLSDAHCCERLLELSWRMALANFTSLCKTEDFLRLPKDKLLELVESEELEVEDETLVYEAVIGWIRYDLPRRHEVLPELLRSVRLALLPESYLRKQVACEKLVTSHKLGEEIVADAVRCKMKILQNDGLVTGCCARPRKVSQALLLLGGQTFMCDKIYMLDHKTSEIIPRADIPSPRKECSACAIGCKVYITGGKGSENGASKDVWVYDTLHDEWAKAAPMLVARFGHGSAELDHCLYVVGGHTAVSGAFPASPSVSLKQVEHYDPQLDKWSLVAPLREGVSNAAVVGAKMKLFVFGGTSANQEKLPKVQCFDPCQNRWTVPASCPQPWRYTAAAVVGSHIIVIGGDTEFSASSAYRFHSDTYQWSKFGDVTAKRISCRAVTSGNRLYVVGGYCGAQRCKTLDCYDPSSDTWSSVTTVPYSLIPTAFVSTWKYLSA from the exons ATG AGCAGCCTCAGCACCATGTCCGTCAGCAGCCACGAGAACCGGAAATCCCGCTCGAGCTCCGGCTCCATGAACATCCACCTTTTCCACAAACCGGGCCACGCCGACAGCCTCCTCACCCACCTCAACCTGCTCCGCAAGCGGCACCTCTTCACCGACGTGGTCCTTCGAGCGGGGAACCAGGCTTTCCACTGCCACCGGGCCGTCCTGGCTTCCTGCAGCCGTTACTTCGACGCTATGTTCAGCGGGGGCCTGAAGGAGAGCAGAGACGCCGAAGTCAACTTCCACGATTCCCTCCACCCCgaggtgctggagctgctgctggattaCGCCTACTCGGCCCGGGTGCTGATTAACGAGGAGAACGCGGAGTCCTTGCTGGAGGCTGGGGACATGTTGCAGTTTCAGGATATTCGGGATGCTTCGGCCGACTTTCTGGAGAAGAATCTTTACCCCGGGAATTGTTTGAACATGCTGCTGCTGTCCGATGCCCACTGCTGCGAGCGGCTGCTGGAGCTGTCCTGGAGGATGGCGTTGGCCAACTTCACCTCGCTCTGCAAGACCGAAGACTTCCTCCGCCTGCCCAAAGAcaagctgctggagctggtggagagCGAAGAGCTGGAAGTAGAGGATGAGACGCTGGTCTACGAAGCTGTTATAGGTTGGATCCGGTACGATTTGCCCCGACGCCATGAAGTTCTGCCAGAGTTGCTGCGTTCCGTCCGCCTGGCCCTTCTGCCCGAGTCCTACCTGCGGAAGCAAGTGGCCTGCGAGAAGCTGGTGACCAGCCACAAGCTGGGGGAGGAGATCGTGGCCGACGCCGTACGATGCAAAATGAAGATCCTGCAAAATGACGGCCTGGTGACGGGGTGCTGTGCCCGACCCCGCAAGGTCAGCCAGGCCCTGCTGCTGCTCGGCGGCCAGACCTTCATGTGCGACAAGATTTATATGCTGGATCATAAAACCAGCGAGATCATTCCTCGTGCCGACATCCCAAGCCCTCGTAAAGAGTGCAGTGCCTGCGCCATCGGGTGCAAAGTGTACATCACCGGCGGCAAAGGCTCCGAGAACGGCGCTTCCAAAGACGTCTGGGTTTACGACACCCTCCATGACGAGTGGGCGAAAGCTGCTCCCATGCTGGTGGCGCGGTTTGGCCACGGCTCCGCTGAGCTGGACCACTGTCTGTACGTGGTGGGGGGTCACACGGCAGTGAGCGGCGCCTTCCCGGCCTCTCCCTCCGTCTCTCTCAAGCAAGTCGAACACTATGACCCGCAGCTGGACAAATGGTCCTTGGTGGCCCCTCTCCGAGAAGGCGTAAGCAACGCCGCCGTGGTGGGAGCCAAGATGAAGCTGTTTGTTTTTGGTGGCACCAGCGCCAACCAGGAgaagctgcccaaggtgcagtgCTTCGATCCCTGCCAGAACCGCTGGACGGTGCCcgccagctgcccccagccctggcgGTACACGGCCGCCGCCGTGGTGGGCAGCCACATCATTGTCATCGGGGGGGACACGGAGTTCTCCGCCAGCTCCGCTTACCGCTTCCATAGTGACACCTACCAGTGGTCCAAATTTGGGGACGTCACCGCTAAGCGCATCAGCTGCCGTGCTGTTACGTCGGGTAACAGACTGTACGTGGTGGG
- the TEX45 gene encoding testis-expressed protein 45: MAAGAVPVIPEPLTGLPFLKASHIQLGAERRVPGSVRRPFSHSQFPPFWGVYRPAPAPPPCSGWVLSPTRGDGGEACSETRRAFPERPLQPVAPVVPPESRVRMHADPRIRVLASAMRESFPCPHTPLQRPPLPTAKKWKDNIPCGDREKIRLPPSVYTFSYPAHEIQPAARPWHLHRGCVPTIKGDGQSYYRTSYQAQFKGEWSPPEKPSEKRMSPIKFGDPRSSGSVSEQKHAYRAPEKKTHRVYDKERAASQLHRTNLQLGDGCTRFSTLMSELFPVHSLEPVITVRPNKYASSIPRGDVDPERNRVLARTTTTKLSYPETDRWNFAPKPDLLLRKHRSNVCLGDERSDSHFFSTTQQSDYQPPHQSQRVMADSKRHRKSHIPFNYHSESSVTTTQAMLVPHRQQKQRLSEDTLQQIKYSHLGLPWRAKDLFRTEQKDEFTPKSRGPAEIQKASSQVSCVPLGTLREYCPRRKILM; the protein is encoded by the exons ATGGCGGCCGGCGCCGTGCCGGTGATCCCGGAGCCCCTCACGGGCCTTCCCTTCCTGAAGGCATCCCACATTCAGTTGGGGGCTGAGCGTCGGGTGCCGGGAAGCGTCCGTCGGCCATTTTCTCACAGCCAGTTCCCCCCTTTCTGGGGAGTTTAcaggccggccccggccccgccgccctgcAGTGGGTGGGTGCTGAGCCCGACGCGGGGCGACGGTGGGGAAGCCTGCTCGGAAACTCGCCGGGCGTTTCCAGAGAGGCCCCTGCAGCCGGTGGCCCCGGTTGTTCCCCCAGAATCGCGTGTCCGCATGCATGCAGACCCCCGTATCCGCGTCCTCGCCTCAGCGATGAGGGAGAGCTTCCCCTGTCCCCACACCCCCCTTCAGAGACCCCCCCTGCCCACTGCCAAGAAATGGAAGGATAACATTCCATGTGGagacagggagaaaataaggCTCCCTCCATCCGTCTATACTTTCTCATACCCAGCACATGAGATCCAGCCCGCTGCCAGGCCATGGCACTTGCACAGGG GATGTGTTCCCACTATTAAAGGGGATGGACAGTCCTATTACCGCACTTCTTACCAAGCACAGTTTAAGGGTGAATGGAGTCCACCTGAAAAGCCAAGTGAAAAG CGCATGTCTCCTATTAAATTTGGGGATCCCAGAAGCAGTGGATCTGTGAGCGAGCAGAAGCATGCCTACCGTGCCCCAGAGAAGAAGACACACAG AGTCTATGACAAGGAACGTGCTGCCTCCCAGCTCCACCGCACAAACCTGCAGCTGGGGGATGGTTGCACCAGATTCTCCACCTTGATGTCAGAGCTCTTCCCAGTGCACAGTCTAG AGCCTGTAATTACTGTCCGTCCAAACAAATACGCTTCATCCATCCCCAGAGGTGATGTAGACCCTGAGAGAAATCGAGTGTTGGCAAGAACTACTACTACAAAGCTCTCCTACCCAGAG ACTGACAGGTGGAACTTTGCACCGAAGCCTGACTTGCTACTTCGGAAACATCGAAGCAATGTCTGCTTGGGAGATGAGCGTTCAGACTCCCATTTCTTCAGCACAACACAGCAGTCAGACTATCAGCCACCCCACCAGAGCCAGAGGGTGATGGCAGACAGCAAGAGACACCGCAAGAGCCATATCCCCTTCAACTACCACA GTGAAAGTTCTGTCACAACCACGCAGGCCATGCTGGTCCCACACAGACAGCAGAAACAACGACTCTCCGAAGACACGCTACAGCAG ATCAAATACTCACACCTGGGGCTACCCTGGAGGGCAAAGGACCTCTTCAGGACTGAGCAGAAAGATGAGTTCACGCCCAAGTCCAGAGGCCCAGCAGAAATCCAAAAAGCAAGCTCCCAAGTGAGCTGCGTCCCCCTGGGGACCCTGAGAGAATACTGTCCCCGAAGGAA gATTTTGATGTGA
- the PEX11G gene encoding LOW QUALITY PROTEIN: peroxisomal membrane protein 11C (The sequence of the model RefSeq protein was modified relative to this genomic sequence to represent the inferred CDS: deleted 2 bases in 1 codon): MAEEARGRGRASVTTRPRRHGDGSATFPANPAPAPRVCVTSHPGSVAMAAAALNGLVAVLETYRGRDRVVRALCYGCQLAGGALSRPQASPSGLPGSLLVVSAQLSACRTALRLFDDFAMLSYSCSYGLGPKDEDGLVRGLSVLCNLANQLYYPCEHVAWAADAGIIRVGSQKWWTVTTALWAFSLLLGVLRSLRILFQLRRKLRQHKCTSSPLSRKEMKAQAKAEVLSILTDVADLCNAIHWLPPGFLWAGRFPPWLVGLLGTISSLIGIYQASRGGNSEAV, translated from the exons ATGGCCGAAGAGGCTAGAGGCCGCGGCCGGGCTTCG GTAACCACTAGGCCCCGTCGCCATGGCGACGGTTCCGCCACCTTCCCGGCAAACCCCGCGCCGGCTCCGAGGGTGTGTGTGACGTCACATCCCGGAAGCGTTGCTATGGCGGCGGCAGCGCTCAACGGCCTAGTCGCCGTGTTAGAGACCTACCGCGGCCGTGACCGGGTG GTCCGGGCTCTCTGTTATGGCTGTCAGCTGGCGGGTGGAGCGCTGTCCAGGCCGCAGGCCTCGCCATCCGGGCTGCCCGGGAGTCTCCTGGTCGTGTCGGCCCAGCTGAGCGCCTGCCGCACGGCCCTGCGCCTGTTCGACGATTTCGCCATGCTCAGCTACAGCTGCAGTTACGGGCTGGGCCCCAAG GACGAGGACGGCCTGGTGAGGGGGCTGTCGGTGCTCTGCAACCTGGCCAACCAGCTCTACTATCCCTGTGAGCATGTCGCATGGGCGGCCGACGCTGGCATCATCCGCGTCGGCTCTCAGAAGTGGTGGACTGTGACCACGGCGCTCTGggccttctccctgctcctgggtGTCCTGCG ATCCCTGAGAATCTTGTTCCAGTTAAGAAGAAAGCTGAGGCAGCACAAGTG CACATCTTCTCCTCTGAGTCGAAAGGAAATGAAAGCCCAAGCGAAGGCTGAAGTTTTGAGCATCCTCACCGACGTGGCAGATCTCTGCAACGCCATCCACTGGCTGCCTCCGGGATTTCTTTGGGCTGGACGCTTTCCTCCATGGTTAGTAGGTCTCCTGGGGACCATATCTTCCCTGATTGGTATCTACCAAGCATCTAGAGGAGGAAATTCTGAAGCTGTATAA